Proteins from one Telopea speciosissima isolate NSW1024214 ecotype Mountain lineage chromosome 1, Tspe_v1, whole genome shotgun sequence genomic window:
- the LOC122659826 gene encoding agamous-like MADS-box protein MADS9 isoform X2: protein MGRGKIEIKRIENSTNRQVTYSKRKNGIMKKAKELTVLCDAKVSLIIFSSSGKMSEYRSPSATMTEILDKYHKYSGKRLWDAKHEFLSNELDRIKKENDNMQIELRHLKGEDVNSLHHKELATIEEALDNGLTKVRAKEMEVFKMLKKNERMLEEENKRLNYILHFAASATNGNGWLCEGDSSFTDAFHLSSAANPTQFTRGQID, encoded by the exons ATGGGTAGAGGAAAGATTGAGATCAAGAGGATTGAGAACTCAACTAACAGGCAAGTTACATATTCAAAGAGAAAGAATGGAATCATGAAGAAAGCTAAGGAGCTCACTGTGCTTTGTGATGCAAAAGTTTCTCTTATCATCTTCTCTAGTTCAGGGAAGATGTCTGAGTACCGTAGCCCTTCTGCCAC AATGACTGAGATCTTGGACAAATACCATAAGTATTCAGGAAAGAGGTTGTGGGATGCTAAACATGAG TTTCTGAGCAACGAACTGGATaggataaaaaaagaaaacgaCAACATGCAGATTGAGCtcag GCACTTGAAAGGTGAGGATGTCAATTCACTACATCACAAGGAGCTGGCAACCATAGAAGAAGCCCTAGACAATGGTCTCACCAAAGTTCGTGCCAAAGAG ATGGAAGTCTTCAAAATGCTCAAGAAGAAT GAAAGAATGCTTGAGGAGGAGAATAAGCGCCTTAATTACATCTTG cattttgcaGCATCAGCAACAAATGGCAATGGATGGTTGTGTGAGGGAGAT TCATCATTCACAGATGCCTTTCACCTTTCGAGTGCAGCCAATCCAACCCAATTTACAAGAGGCCAAATAGATTAG
- the LOC122659826 gene encoding agamous-like MADS-box protein MADS9 isoform X1, whose amino-acid sequence MGRGKIEIKRIENSTNRQVTYSKRKNGIMKKAKELTVLCDAKVSLIIFSSSGKMSEYRSPSATMTEILDKYHKYSGKRLWDAKHEFLSNELDRIKKENDNMQIELRHLKGEDVNSLHHKELATIEEALDNGLTKVRAKEMEVFKMLKKNERMLEEENKRLNYILHQQQMAMDGCVREMQNDYHHKERDYHHSQMPFTFRVQPIQPNLQEAK is encoded by the exons ATGGGTAGAGGAAAGATTGAGATCAAGAGGATTGAGAACTCAACTAACAGGCAAGTTACATATTCAAAGAGAAAGAATGGAATCATGAAGAAAGCTAAGGAGCTCACTGTGCTTTGTGATGCAAAAGTTTCTCTTATCATCTTCTCTAGTTCAGGGAAGATGTCTGAGTACCGTAGCCCTTCTGCCAC AATGACTGAGATCTTGGACAAATACCATAAGTATTCAGGAAAGAGGTTGTGGGATGCTAAACATGAG TTTCTGAGCAACGAACTGGATaggataaaaaaagaaaacgaCAACATGCAGATTGAGCtcag GCACTTGAAAGGTGAGGATGTCAATTCACTACATCACAAGGAGCTGGCAACCATAGAAGAAGCCCTAGACAATGGTCTCACCAAAGTTCGTGCCAAAGAG ATGGAAGTCTTCAAAATGCTCAAGAAGAAT GAAAGAATGCTTGAGGAGGAGAATAAGCGCCTTAATTACATCTTG CATCAGCAACAAATGGCAATGGATGGTTGTGTGAGGGAGATGCAGAATGATTATCATCACAAAGAAAGAGACTATCATCATTCACAGATGCCTTTCACCTTTCGAGTGCAGCCAATCCAACCCAATTTACAAGAGGCCAAATAG
- the LOC122659826 gene encoding agamous-like MADS-box protein MADS9 isoform X3 yields the protein MGRGKIEIKRIENSTNRQVTYSKRKNGIMKKAKELTVLCDAKVSLIIFSSSGKMSEYRSPSATMTEILDKYHKYSGKRLWDAKHEFLSNELDRIKKENDNMQIELRHLKGEDVNSLHHKELATIEEALDNGLTKVRAKEMEVFKMLKKNERMLEEENKRLNYILHQQQMAMDGCVREIHHSQMPFTFRVQPIQPNLQEAK from the exons ATGGGTAGAGGAAAGATTGAGATCAAGAGGATTGAGAACTCAACTAACAGGCAAGTTACATATTCAAAGAGAAAGAATGGAATCATGAAGAAAGCTAAGGAGCTCACTGTGCTTTGTGATGCAAAAGTTTCTCTTATCATCTTCTCTAGTTCAGGGAAGATGTCTGAGTACCGTAGCCCTTCTGCCAC AATGACTGAGATCTTGGACAAATACCATAAGTATTCAGGAAAGAGGTTGTGGGATGCTAAACATGAG TTTCTGAGCAACGAACTGGATaggataaaaaaagaaaacgaCAACATGCAGATTGAGCtcag GCACTTGAAAGGTGAGGATGTCAATTCACTACATCACAAGGAGCTGGCAACCATAGAAGAAGCCCTAGACAATGGTCTCACCAAAGTTCGTGCCAAAGAG ATGGAAGTCTTCAAAATGCTCAAGAAGAAT GAAAGAATGCTTGAGGAGGAGAATAAGCGCCTTAATTACATCTTG CATCAGCAACAAATGGCAATGGATGGTTGTGTGAGGGAGAT TCATCATTCACAGATGCCTTTCACCTTTCGAGTGCAGCCAATCCAACCCAATTTACAAGAGGCCAAATAG
- the LOC122659826 gene encoding agamous-like MADS-box protein MADS9 isoform X4 has product MGRGKIEIKRIENSTNRQVTYSKRKNGIMKKAKELTVLCDAKVSLIIFSSSGKMSEYRSPSATMTEILDKYHKYSGKRLWDAKHEFLSNELDRIKKENDNMQIELRHLKGEDVNSLHHKELATIEEALDNGLTKVRAKEMEVFKMLKKNERMLEEENKRLNYILHFAASATNGNGWLCEGDAE; this is encoded by the exons ATGGGTAGAGGAAAGATTGAGATCAAGAGGATTGAGAACTCAACTAACAGGCAAGTTACATATTCAAAGAGAAAGAATGGAATCATGAAGAAAGCTAAGGAGCTCACTGTGCTTTGTGATGCAAAAGTTTCTCTTATCATCTTCTCTAGTTCAGGGAAGATGTCTGAGTACCGTAGCCCTTCTGCCAC AATGACTGAGATCTTGGACAAATACCATAAGTATTCAGGAAAGAGGTTGTGGGATGCTAAACATGAG TTTCTGAGCAACGAACTGGATaggataaaaaaagaaaacgaCAACATGCAGATTGAGCtcag GCACTTGAAAGGTGAGGATGTCAATTCACTACATCACAAGGAGCTGGCAACCATAGAAGAAGCCCTAGACAATGGTCTCACCAAAGTTCGTGCCAAAGAG ATGGAAGTCTTCAAAATGCTCAAGAAGAAT GAAAGAATGCTTGAGGAGGAGAATAAGCGCCTTAATTACATCTTG cattttgcaGCATCAGCAACAAATGGCAATGGATGGTTGTGTGAGGGAGATGCAGAATGA
- the LOC122659826 gene encoding agamous-like MADS-box protein MADS9 isoform X5: protein MGRGKIEIKRIENSTNRQVTYSKRKNGIMKKAKELTVLCDAKVSLIIFSSSGKMSEYRSPSATMTEILDKYHKYSGKRLWDAKHEFLSNELDRIKKENDNMQIELRHLKGEDVNSLHHKELATIEEALDNGLTKVRAKEMEVFKMLKKNV, encoded by the exons ATGGGTAGAGGAAAGATTGAGATCAAGAGGATTGAGAACTCAACTAACAGGCAAGTTACATATTCAAAGAGAAAGAATGGAATCATGAAGAAAGCTAAGGAGCTCACTGTGCTTTGTGATGCAAAAGTTTCTCTTATCATCTTCTCTAGTTCAGGGAAGATGTCTGAGTACCGTAGCCCTTCTGCCAC AATGACTGAGATCTTGGACAAATACCATAAGTATTCAGGAAAGAGGTTGTGGGATGCTAAACATGAG TTTCTGAGCAACGAACTGGATaggataaaaaaagaaaacgaCAACATGCAGATTGAGCtcag GCACTTGAAAGGTGAGGATGTCAATTCACTACATCACAAGGAGCTGGCAACCATAGAAGAAGCCCTAGACAATGGTCTCACCAAAGTTCGTGCCAAAGAG ATGGAAGTCTTCAAAATGCTCAAGAAGAATGTAT GA